The Bacteroidales bacterium genome window below encodes:
- a CDS encoding C-GCAxxG-C-C family protein: MSKSHIEIATDLRKEGFNCAQSVFLTFCDRYGLDKDTAARLTASLGSGIAGRREVCGSLLAAALLAGLEQGSADPKEKGKSFPVVNQIYDEFKKENGDIICRRLKGIEKTDIPITPKPCMEYIHSSVALIEKYLYQNK, from the coding sequence ATGTCAAAGTCACACATCGAAATAGCCACGGATCTACGTAAAGAAGGATTTAACTGTGCGCAGTCAGTTTTTTTGACTTTTTGTGATCGATATGGGTTGGATAAGGATACAGCGGCCAGATTAACCGCTTCGTTGGGCAGCGGCATTGCAGGAAGGAGAGAAGTATGCGGATCCTTACTGGCAGCAGCATTATTGGCTGGCCTGGAACAAGGATCAGCCGATCCCAAAGAAAAAGGAAAAAGTTTTCCCGTAGTCAATCAGATATATGATGAATTCAAAAAAGAAAACGGTGATATCATTTGCCGGAGATTAAAAGGGATTGAAAAAACAGACATTCCTATTACGCCAAAACCATGTATGGAGTATATCCATTCCAGCGTGGCACTGATTGAAAAGTATTTATATCAAAATAAATAA
- a CDS encoding antibiotic biosynthesis monooxygenase, translating into MSELKIVAVIKVKKAYKNELMQVFKTVVNETRKEEGNISYDLYEDIRNPLSYTILETWKSQEAIDFHNGSAHFKTFVKDIEGKVDSLTVDVLKKVY; encoded by the coding sequence ATGTCAGAATTAAAAATTGTAGCCGTTATCAAGGTAAAAAAAGCATATAAAAATGAACTGATGCAGGTTTTTAAAACCGTTGTCAATGAAACACGGAAAGAAGAAGGAAACATTTCATACGATCTCTATGAAGATATCAGAAACCCTCTATCTTATACCATCCTTGAAACCTGGAAATCACAGGAAGCCATTGATTTTCACAATGGAAGCGCTCACTTCAAAACATTTGTAAAAGATATTGAAGGAAAGGTGGACAGCCTGACAGTAGACGTCCTCAAAAAGGTATATTAG
- the ffh gene encoding signal recognition particle protein yields the protein MFENLSDKLDRAFKTLKGQGRITDINVAETLKEVRKALLDADVNYKIAKDFTDRVKEKALGLNVLTAVKPSEMMVKITRDELALLMGGQSVDISLKGNPSVILIAGLQGSGKTTFSGKLANHLKSKKNRSVLLVAGDVYRPAAIEQLKVLGEQVSVPVYSEDDNKNPVKIAENAIKHAKQQGFNTVIIDTAGRLAVDQEMMDEIAAIKKAVNPEEILFVVDSMTGQDAVNTAKEFNDRLDFNGVVLTKLDGDTRGGAAISIMSVVHKPIKFISSGEKMEALDVFHPERMADRILGMGDIISLVEKAQEQYDEEEARKLQKKIAKNKFDFDDFLSQIHQIKKMGNLKDLASMIPGVGKAIRDLDIDDDAFKGIEAIIHSMTPIERSNPAILNGSRRQRIADGSGTNIQEVNRLIKQFDETRKMMRMMTDKNKMSKMMRNAPKR from the coding sequence ATGTTTGAGAATTTATCGGATAAGCTGGATCGCGCGTTTAAAACCCTGAAGGGGCAAGGAAGGATTACGGATATTAATGTCGCCGAGACACTGAAAGAGGTGCGGAAGGCTTTATTGGATGCTGACGTTAACTACAAGATTGCAAAGGATTTTACGGATAGGGTAAAAGAGAAAGCGTTGGGCCTGAATGTGCTTACCGCTGTGAAACCCAGTGAAATGATGGTAAAAATTACCCGTGACGAATTAGCGTTGCTCATGGGTGGCCAATCGGTGGATATCAGCCTTAAAGGTAATCCTTCTGTTATATTGATCGCCGGTCTACAGGGTTCCGGTAAGACCACTTTTAGCGGTAAACTGGCCAATCATCTGAAATCTAAGAAAAATCGCTCCGTATTGTTGGTAGCTGGTGACGTATACAGGCCTGCGGCTATTGAGCAGTTAAAGGTATTGGGTGAACAGGTAAGTGTACCCGTATATTCGGAAGATGACAATAAAAATCCGGTTAAAATTGCGGAAAATGCGATCAAGCATGCCAAACAACAGGGATTCAATACCGTTATTATAGATACGGCTGGTCGTTTGGCAGTAGATCAGGAGATGATGGATGAAATAGCTGCTATAAAGAAAGCCGTCAATCCGGAAGAAATATTATTTGTGGTCGATTCGATGACCGGGCAGGATGCTGTCAATACAGCCAAGGAATTTAATGATCGTTTGGATTTCAATGGTGTGGTATTGACCAAATTAGATGGTGATACCCGTGGTGGTGCGGCTATTTCTATCATGTCGGTGGTACATAAGCCTATCAAATTTATCAGTTCGGGCGAGAAGATGGAAGCATTGGATGTTTTCCATCCCGAACGTATGGCTGATCGTATTTTAGGCATGGGCGATATTATTTCTTTGGTAGAAAAAGCACAGGAACAATACGATGAGGAAGAAGCCCGTAAATTGCAGAAAAAGATTGCCAAAAATAAATTTGATTTCGATGATTTCCTGAGTCAGATACACCAGATAAAAAAGATGGGTAACCTGAAAGATCTGGCTTCGATGATTCCAGGAGTTGGCAAAGCGATACGGGATCTTGATATTGACGATGACGCTTTTAAAGGAATTGAAGCCATCATTCATTCCATGACCCCCATAGAACGCTCCAATCCTGCTATTTTGAACGGAAGCCGCCGGCAACGTATCGCTGACGGAAGTGGGACCAATATTCAGGAAGTAAACCGGTTGATCAAGCAGTTTGATGAAACCCGGAAAATGATGCGCATGATGACAGATAAAAACAAGATGTCAAAAATGATGCGCAATGCACCAAAAAGATAG
- a CDS encoding DNA translocase FtsK yields the protein MAKKNKTEKTPKTKQKGKIARFFNDERFKMILAFLFIGAGILMLVAFVSYFFTWKDDQSFNEWSQVFSGSKVKVENWAGKIGARLSNGLINNGFGISAFLIPLVFLVIGFRLLKIKLLPLGWTIKTSIVALVLFSLVFGFVFGDTGGFLGSGLGGTHGYYMANWFKSLLGTFGTGILLILLVFAFFTFTFAGFFGWFTKTVSSVKVPKIPKKEKPTTPIYSDTDDFFEEEEEIISNTGNEKEDVRVDFQIDDKKNDTEDKTLEDLLDEDIELTIEAQATNDVPVNTNEATPYVMDDLAALGEYDPTLDLSNYQMPSLELLKDHKSENSVVSNDELINNKNRIVETLANYKIQIDKIKATIGPTVTLYEIVPAPGVRISKIKNLEDDIALSLAALGIRIIAPMPGKGTIGIEVPNLNPEIVSMRSIIASRRFQDATMELPIALGKTISNETFVFDLTRMPHLLVAGSTGQGKSVGLNAIIASILYKKHPSQVKLVMVDPKSVEFSPYEKIERHYLAKLPDSEEAIITDTQKVIYTINSLCIEMDTRYSLLKDAQVRNIKEYNTKFIARKLNPNLGHRFLPYIVLIIDEYADLMMTAGKEIEMPIARLAQKARAAGIHLIIATQRPTTNIITGVIKANFPARIAFRVISQIDSRTILDGPGANQLIGRGDLLFTSGGDVTRVQCAFIDTPEIEDITQFIGEQQGYPAAFALPEYSPEENNDTKDVDLGKRDELFDDAARLVVIHQQGSTSLIQRKFSIGYNRAGRIMDQLEAAGIVGPNEGSKARRVLFTDDASLENYLNRLAKGEDDPF from the coding sequence ATGGCCAAAAAAAATAAGACGGAAAAAACTCCGAAAACAAAACAAAAAGGAAAAATAGCCCGTTTCTTCAATGATGAACGCTTCAAAATGATCCTGGCATTTTTATTCATTGGCGCCGGCATCTTAATGTTGGTGGCATTTGTATCGTATTTCTTCACATGGAAAGATGACCAAAGCTTTAATGAATGGTCACAGGTATTTTCAGGTTCAAAAGTAAAGGTAGAGAATTGGGCCGGAAAAATAGGAGCAAGATTATCCAATGGATTAATAAACAATGGATTTGGTATTTCTGCTTTTCTGATCCCTTTAGTATTCCTGGTCATTGGATTCCGCCTGCTGAAAATAAAATTATTGCCATTAGGATGGACCATTAAAACTTCCATAGTAGCACTAGTCCTTTTCTCACTGGTTTTCGGATTTGTTTTCGGCGATACCGGAGGATTTCTCGGAAGCGGGCTGGGAGGAACACATGGTTATTACATGGCCAATTGGTTCAAATCATTATTAGGTACTTTTGGTACAGGTATCTTGCTTATCCTGCTCGTATTTGCATTTTTTACATTTACTTTCGCCGGGTTTTTCGGCTGGTTCACTAAAACAGTATCATCAGTTAAGGTTCCCAAAATTCCTAAAAAAGAAAAACCAACTACTCCTATTTATTCCGATACTGATGATTTTTTTGAAGAAGAGGAAGAGATCATCAGTAATACAGGAAATGAAAAAGAAGATGTCAGGGTAGATTTTCAAATTGACGACAAGAAAAACGACACTGAAGACAAGACATTGGAAGATCTGCTGGATGAAGACATTGAATTGACCATTGAAGCACAGGCAACCAATGATGTACCGGTGAATACCAATGAAGCGACACCTTACGTAATGGATGACCTGGCTGCACTGGGAGAATATGACCCGACACTGGATCTGTCCAATTACCAGATGCCTTCCCTTGAGCTGTTAAAAGACCACAAATCGGAAAATTCTGTAGTCAGTAATGATGAATTGATCAATAATAAGAACAGGATTGTCGAAACACTGGCCAACTACAAAATACAGATCGACAAGATAAAAGCCACTATCGGGCCTACGGTTACCTTATACGAAATAGTCCCTGCACCCGGTGTACGTATTTCGAAAATTAAAAACCTGGAAGACGATATCGCTTTAAGTCTGGCCGCTTTGGGGATTCGTATCATTGCTCCCATGCCCGGCAAGGGAACCATTGGAATTGAAGTACCGAACCTGAATCCTGAAATCGTTTCCATGCGTTCCATCATTGCATCACGGAGATTCCAGGATGCCACAATGGAATTACCGATTGCATTAGGAAAAACAATTTCCAACGAAACATTCGTTTTTGATCTGACACGAATGCCCCATCTATTGGTGGCAGGATCGACAGGACAAGGAAAATCGGTCGGTTTGAATGCGATTATTGCTTCGATTTTATATAAAAAACATCCTTCGCAGGTAAAACTGGTCATGGTAGATCCAAAATCAGTAGAATTTTCTCCTTACGAAAAAATTGAACGTCATTACCTCGCCAAGCTTCCCGACTCTGAAGAAGCCATTATCACCGACACGCAAAAGGTGATCTATACCATTAATTCCCTGTGTATTGAAATGGATACCCGTTACAGTTTACTAAAAGATGCACAGGTACGGAACATAAAAGAATACAACACCAAATTTATCGCCCGTAAGCTAAACCCGAATTTAGGCCATCGTTTCCTGCCTTATATTGTCCTGATCATTGATGAATATGCCGATTTGATGATGACGGCCGGTAAAGAAATAGAAATGCCGATCGCACGGCTGGCGCAAAAAGCAAGGGCGGCAGGTATTCATTTGATCATTGCTACACAACGTCCGACCACCAATATTATTACCGGTGTGATCAAAGCCAACTTCCCGGCGCGTATCGCATTCAGGGTCATATCACAAATCGATTCACGGACCATACTTGACGGACCCGGAGCCAATCAGCTGATCGGCCGTGGGGACCTTCTCTTTACATCAGGAGGAGATGTCACACGTGTACAGTGTGCTTTTATTGATACGCCTGAAATTGAAGACATCACTCAATTCATAGGTGAACAGCAGGGATATCCAGCAGCTTTTGCCCTGCCCGAATATTCGCCGGAAGAAAATAACGATACCAAAGATGTCGACCTCGGCAAACGCGACGAACTGTTTGATGATGCTGCCCGTCTGGTGGTCATCCATCAACAGGGATCCACTTCTTTGATACAGAGAAAATTCTCTATCGGATACAATCGTGCCGGCCGTATCATGGATCAGCTGGAAGCTGCCGGGATCGTAGGACCTAATGAAGGAAGCAAAGCACGAAGGGTATTATTTACAGATGATGCATCCCTGGAAAATTATTTAAACAGGCTGGCAAAAGGGGAAGATGATCCCTTCTAA
- a CDS encoding arylsulfatase, giving the protein MSKPIRSLSALVTGSILLSSCGAEKKDEQPNIIVVLVDDMGWSDLGCYGGDVHTPNIDRLANNGLRFTQMYNAGRSCPTRASLLTGLYQHQAGIGRMTFNQHLPGYIGSLSDHSVTIAEVLKEAGYNTGMVGKWHVSETPLKEDQREWLAHQRDHSDYIAPSQYPTQKGFDYYYGVLYGVVNYFDPFSLVYGTEPVKEVPENYYITDALSDSAVSYVNRCAGDDKPFFLYLAHTAPHWPLHALPEDIEKYKEKYTPGWEEVRNARYERIKKMGLIDQKNEFLSERMPKGNWNENQNADWDAYAMAVHAAMIDRVDQGIGRLIKTLEDNGQLENTLILFMSDNGCSPELCQNYTPGENDRPDMMRNGEPIIYPRHKEILPGTENTFASLGRHWANVANTPFRFWKAKMFEGGICTPFIAHYPKGIQLPKNSIVHERGHVMDIMATAVELGNARYPVSYHGNDIIPLEGKSLLPIFKNGKREGHEYLGFEHFGERAFMWKEWKLVAPDGQPWQLYNLKEDRTEIYNVAEEHPDVVARLDEAYHAWAKRTMVIPAPN; this is encoded by the coding sequence ATGAGCAAGCCTATCAGATCATTGTCAGCACTGGTAACAGGATCCATACTTCTTTCATCTTGTGGCGCCGAAAAAAAAGACGAACAGCCCAATATTATTGTTGTCCTTGTAGATGATATGGGTTGGTCGGATCTCGGATGTTACGGAGGGGATGTTCATACACCTAATATCGACCGGCTGGCGAATAACGGATTACGTTTTACGCAGATGTACAATGCCGGACGCAGTTGTCCCACGCGTGCCAGCCTGCTAACCGGATTATATCAACATCAGGCGGGTATCGGACGAATGACTTTTAACCAACATCTTCCGGGCTATATCGGTTCGCTAAGCGATCATTCCGTCACCATTGCCGAAGTATTAAAAGAAGCAGGTTATAACACCGGAATGGTTGGTAAATGGCATGTATCGGAAACCCCTCTGAAAGAAGACCAGCGTGAATGGCTGGCCCATCAACGTGATCATTCTGACTACATAGCACCATCACAATATCCTACGCAAAAGGGATTCGACTATTATTACGGCGTCCTCTACGGTGTGGTCAACTATTTTGACCCTTTCAGCCTCGTATATGGTACTGAACCGGTAAAAGAGGTTCCTGAAAACTACTATATTACCGATGCACTCAGTGACAGTGCTGTTTCCTATGTAAACAGGTGTGCCGGCGACGATAAACCGTTCTTCCTTTACCTGGCACATACTGCCCCTCACTGGCCATTACACGCCCTGCCCGAAGACATTGAAAAATATAAAGAAAAATATACTCCCGGATGGGAAGAGGTTCGTAACGCCCGTTATGAACGGATCAAAAAAATGGGCCTGATCGACCAAAAGAATGAATTTCTTTCGGAAAGAATGCCTAAAGGAAACTGGAATGAAAATCAAAACGCTGATTGGGATGCTTATGCCATGGCCGTCCATGCCGCTATGATCGACAGGGTCGACCAGGGGATAGGAAGATTGATAAAAACGCTGGAAGATAACGGACAACTGGAGAATACACTGATCCTCTTTATGAGTGATAATGGCTGCAGTCCGGAATTATGCCAGAACTATACGCCGGGTGAAAATGACCGTCCCGATATGATGCGGAACGGAGAACCCATCATTTATCCCCGCCACAAAGAAATACTCCCCGGTACGGAAAATACATTCGCTTCCTTAGGCCGGCATTGGGCAAATGTAGCCAATACTCCATTCCGTTTCTGGAAAGCAAAAATGTTTGAAGGTGGTATCTGCACACCGTTTATTGCTCATTATCCCAAAGGTATTCAATTACCAAAGAATTCCATTGTTCATGAAAGAGGTCATGTAATGGATATCATGGCTACAGCTGTTGAACTTGGTAATGCCCGGTATCCTGTTTCCTACCATGGAAATGACATTATACCCCTTGAAGGGAAAAGCTTACTTCCTATATTCAAAAACGGGAAAAGAGAAGGCCATGAATATCTTGGGTTCGAACATTTCGGGGAAAGGGCATTTATGTGGAAAGAATGGAAACTGGTAGCACCCGACGGACAGCCATGGCAACTCTATAATTTAAAAGAAGACAGGACGGAAATATACAATGTAGCAGAAGAACATCCCGATGTGGTTGCCCGGCTTGACGAAGCATATCATGCCTGGGCAAAACGCACGATGGTCATTCCGGCACCCAATTGA
- a CDS encoding flavin reductase family protein: protein MNKLYFFLPVLLFMACNNTAQKPAKENSSEMKPVKEKTFDELFQQVQPTELTGNVFKLVGQDFTVITAGKESDFNSMTASYGGWGQLFDLSSTWCFLRANRYTLEYIKKEQSYTMTYFEDKYKDQVLYFGSKSGRDSDKMKNNPFTYVKTPSGNITYKEAKLVIECKLMEITTVNPSDFYLDKGKKFVEEAYEEAKEYHKLVFGEITHVWVKK, encoded by the coding sequence ATGAATAAATTATACTTTTTCCTTCCGGTCTTATTATTCATGGCATGTAATAATACGGCACAAAAACCAGCAAAAGAAAATTCTTCTGAAATGAAACCAGTGAAAGAAAAAACATTCGATGAACTATTCCAACAAGTCCAGCCAACTGAATTAACCGGTAATGTATTCAAGTTGGTAGGTCAGGATTTCACAGTGATCACCGCCGGAAAAGAATCTGATTTTAATTCGATGACTGCCAGTTATGGCGGCTGGGGACAGCTTTTCGATCTATCTTCTACCTGGTGCTTTTTAAGGGCCAACAGGTATACATTGGAATACATTAAAAAAGAACAAAGTTATACCATGACTTATTTTGAGGATAAATATAAAGACCAGGTATTATATTTTGGCAGCAAATCAGGGCGCGACAGCGATAAGATGAAGAATAACCCTTTCACCTACGTAAAAACACCCTCAGGAAATATTACCTACAAAGAAGCCAAATTAGTCATTGAATGTAAACTGATGGAGATAACCACAGTAAATCCTTCAGATTTCTATCTCGATAAAGGAAAAAAATTTGTTGAAGAAGCTTATGAAGAAGCCAAAGAATACCACAAACTGGTATTCGGAGAAATAACTCATGTCTGGGTAAAAAAGTAA
- a CDS encoding GHKL domain-containing protein, with protein sequence METYFASAERSIIETILKQHDHINNIGPSQQIIDAMPCLGAIINSNRQIIYANGALMSLLGLENMEQALGLRPGELVYCINAHKMPGGCGTAKECRYCGAVNSIVKCQETGEPYVGECCITSVINSNRISFEFQIACTPFYLSNEDRYTIITLTDISSKKRKEILENTFLHDLTNKTTNLQGLSVLIKRADKQGQLGKLTDILGMVSNSINDEIVSYRQLLNAESNTLSMNVEKVRAYDMIYNATQLVKFNINLQNKEILMKPPFPDVSLRTDTALLQRSLLNMLKNALEATPDNIPVHIGYDVNEDSVTFWVKNATAMPEHVKSRVFQRSFSTKGTDRGIGTYSMKLLVEQYLGGKVDFESDEQNGTRFFVMLPLKSMMEE encoded by the coding sequence ATGGAAACATATTTTGCATCAGCAGAACGTAGTATCATAGAGACCATATTAAAACAACATGATCATATCAATAATATTGGCCCATCACAACAAATAATTGATGCAATGCCGTGTTTGGGGGCTATTATTAACTCAAACCGACAGATCATTTACGCAAACGGGGCATTAATGTCTTTATTGGGACTTGAAAATATGGAGCAGGCATTGGGCCTACGTCCGGGAGAACTGGTATATTGTATCAATGCTCACAAGATGCCCGGCGGATGCGGTACAGCTAAAGAATGCCGGTATTGCGGTGCTGTAAATAGTATTGTGAAATGCCAGGAAACCGGCGAACCTTATGTAGGCGAATGCTGTATTACTTCTGTGATCAACTCCAACCGTATTTCGTTTGAATTCCAGATTGCGTGTACTCCTTTTTATCTCAGTAATGAAGATCGATATACCATCATTACTTTAACAGATATCAGTTCCAAAAAACGTAAAGAAATACTGGAAAATACATTCCTGCATGATCTGACCAATAAAACCACCAATCTACAAGGATTGAGCGTATTGATCAAACGGGCTGACAAGCAGGGACAACTGGGAAAACTTACCGATATTTTAGGAATGGTGAGTAATTCGATTAATGATGAAATTGTTTCTTATCGTCAGTTGTTGAATGCGGAATCAAATACTTTGTCTATGAACGTGGAAAAAGTGAGGGCTTATGATATGATATATAATGCTACGCAGCTTGTAAAATTCAACATAAACCTGCAGAACAAAGAAATATTGATGAAACCGCCGTTTCCTGATGTATCGTTAAGGACAGATACTGCCCTACTGCAACGCTCTTTACTCAATATGTTGAAAAATGCTTTGGAAGCAACTCCGGATAACATTCCAGTACACATCGGATATGATGTGAATGAGGATTCAGTTACTTTTTGGGTAAAGAATGCTACTGCAATGCCTGAACATGTAAAAAGCCGTGTTTTTCAACGTTCTTTCTCTACAAAAGGAACGGATCGGGGAATTGGTACTTATAGTATGAAATTATTGGTGGAACAGTATCTCGGAGGAAAAGTAGACTTTGAAAGTGATGAGCAGAACGGGACACGCTTTTTTGTGATGCTTCCTTTAAAATCCATGATGGAAGAATAA
- the nadA gene encoding quinolinate synthase NadA, producing MNKERLIQQIKQLQDQKNAVIMAHYYQEPEVQDIADFIGDSLALAQKALTTEADIIVLAGVHFMAETAKILNPSKKVLIPDPNAGCSLADSCPADQFKAFVEKYPDHTVISYVNTTAAVKAYTDIACTSSNAVQIVNSLPKDEKIIFAPDRNLGNYINSITKREMVIWDGACHVHEEFSLEKILELKKAHPAAKVLAHPECKKPVLMVADHIGSTSDLLQFSKKDTGKEYIVATESGILHQMQKESPDKLFIPAPPEDSTCACNNCRYMKMITLRKIYDCLLNEEHEITLDGKICERAEKPIRRMIEISAKLGLI from the coding sequence ATGAATAAAGAAAGGTTGATTCAGCAGATAAAACAATTACAGGATCAAAAAAATGCTGTAATTATGGCTCATTATTATCAGGAACCTGAAGTCCAGGATATTGCCGATTTTATAGGTGATAGCCTTGCTTTGGCGCAAAAAGCCCTGACTACTGAAGCCGATATCATTGTGTTGGCAGGGGTACATTTCATGGCAGAGACTGCGAAAATCCTTAATCCGTCGAAAAAGGTACTGATCCCTGATCCCAATGCCGGGTGTTCCCTGGCTGATTCCTGTCCTGCCGATCAATTTAAAGCTTTTGTTGAAAAATATCCGGACCACACGGTGATTTCATATGTGAATACTACCGCTGCAGTAAAAGCTTATACCGATATTGCCTGTACTTCTTCCAATGCAGTACAAATTGTCAACTCCCTTCCCAAAGATGAAAAAATCATTTTTGCCCCCGACCGGAATCTGGGTAATTATATCAACAGCATTACCAAAAGAGAGATGGTAATTTGGGATGGTGCCTGTCATGTTCATGAAGAATTTTCACTGGAAAAAATACTTGAATTGAAAAAAGCACATCCCGCAGCAAAGGTACTTGCACATCCTGAATGCAAGAAACCTGTCCTGATGGTTGCGGATCATATCGGTTCCACTTCAGATCTGCTTCAGTTCTCCAAAAAAGATACAGGTAAAGAATATATTGTTGCCACCGAGTCGGGCATTTTGCACCAAATGCAGAAAGAAAGTCCTGATAAACTCTTTATTCCTGCTCCTCCCGAAGATTCTACATGTGCATGTAACAATTGCCGGTACATGAAAATGATCACGCTCCGGAAGATATATGATTGTTTGCTCAATGAGGAACATGAGATAACTCTTGATGGAAAAATATGTGAAAGAGCTGAAAAACCTATCCGTCGTATGATTGAAATATCTGCGAAATTAGGATTGATTTAA
- a CDS encoding beta-N-acetylhexosaminidase produces MRLKYHLAFVLLCICLWELPAKIGPLIPQPAEVIQGTDTFVFTQDTRIMLKDPEIRAACDLFLEMFRRSTGLNIGYASSGSSLITVDIDPGMIHPEAYHIKVTEHDVSIKAKTPAGVFYAFQTIRQLLPPEVESLTVMDCDWKIPGVEIKDIPRFRYRGLLLDVARHFFPVSFLKRYIDLMAMYKYNYLHLHLTDDQGWRIEIPAYPRLQTISAWRNETLIGHLDDRPRRYDGIRYGGYYKQSELKELVRYAAERYITIIPEIDMPGHATAVLAAYPELSCSGGHYEVAREWGVLKNIYCPKEETFLFLEKVLTEVMDIFPGEYIHLGGDEAVKEQWEQSEYCRNLKMQHHLQTDEQLQIWFMQRMTNFVNSKGRKVIGWDEIMDGGEIPGTTVMSWRGEEGGVKAARKGHDAIMTPHKYCYLDYYQWRNRDEEPLAIGGYTPLSKVYMYDPVPAQLNGEQAGHILGAQGNLFTEYIADERHAEYMAFPRVCALSEVVWSPLSGKSYDDFLVRLREHSKRLDILGVHFARHFLGQQR; encoded by the coding sequence ATGAGGTTAAAATATCATCTTGCTTTTGTGTTGCTTTGCATTTGTCTGTGGGAACTACCTGCAAAAATTGGGCCTTTGATTCCACAACCGGCAGAGGTGATACAAGGTACGGATACCTTTGTTTTTACCCAGGATACGAGGATCATGCTTAAAGATCCGGAAATCAGGGCAGCATGCGATCTTTTTTTGGAAATGTTTCGTCGCAGCACCGGGTTGAATATCGGTTACGCTTCTTCGGGGAGTTCATTGATCACGGTAGATATCGATCCCGGGATGATCCATCCTGAAGCGTATCACATAAAGGTGACAGAACATGATGTATCCATCAAGGCCAAAACCCCCGCAGGCGTTTTCTACGCATTTCAAACCATCCGACAGCTACTTCCGCCTGAGGTGGAAAGTTTGACCGTGATGGACTGTGACTGGAAAATCCCGGGAGTTGAAATAAAAGATATTCCCCGGTTCCGTTATCGCGGATTGTTACTGGATGTAGCCCGTCATTTTTTTCCTGTTAGTTTTCTGAAAAGATACATCGACCTGATGGCTATGTACAAATATAATTATTTACACTTGCACCTGACCGATGATCAGGGTTGGCGTATCGAAATACCTGCTTATCCCCGTCTACAGACTATAAGCGCATGGCGCAATGAAACCCTGATCGGACATTTGGACGATCGACCCCGCAGGTATGACGGGATCCGTTACGGCGGCTATTACAAACAATCCGAACTTAAGGAACTGGTCCGGTATGCAGCGGAACGGTATATCACCATTATTCCTGAAATAGATATGCCGGGACATGCTACTGCAGTATTGGCTGCCTATCCGGAACTATCCTGCTCCGGAGGACATTATGAAGTAGCCAGGGAATGGGGGGTACTTAAAAATATATATTGTCCCAAGGAAGAAACCTTTTTATTCCTGGAGAAAGTACTTACCGAAGTAATGGATATATTTCCCGGGGAATATATTCATCTTGGCGGGGATGAAGCAGTTAAAGAGCAATGGGAACAATCCGAATATTGCCGGAATCTGAAAATGCAACATCATCTGCAGACAGATGAACAGTTGCAGATCTGGTTCATGCAACGGATGACGAACTTTGTGAACAGCAAGGGCCGCAAGGTCATCGGATGGGATGAGATCATGGACGGAGGAGAAATTCCGGGAACCACGGTTATGTCATGGCGGGGAGAAGAAGGAGGGGTAAAAGCCGCCCGGAAAGGACACGATGCCATCATGACCCCGCACAAGTATTGTTATCTTGATTATTACCAATGGAGGAACCGTGATGAAGAACCTCTAGCTATCGGAGGATATACTCCTTTAAGTAAAGTGTATATGTATGATCCGGTACCTGCTCAGCTGAACGGTGAACAGGCGGGACATATTCTGGGCGCACAGGGAAACCTGTTTACGGAGTATATTGCTGATGAAAGGCATGCCGAATATATGGCTTTTCCCAGGGTATGTGCCCTCAGTGAAGTAGTCTGGTCGCCTTTATCCGGTAAATCGTATGATGATTTCCTGGTCCGTTTGCGGGAACATAGCAAACGGTTGGATATATTGGGTGTTCATTTTGCACGGCATTTTTTAGGTCAACAAAGGTGA